DNA from Rhodoligotrophos defluvii:
ACCGGGCCTTCATCGCCTCGAACGAACTCGGCCATTCCTATGTCGGTCCCGAGCACCTGCTGATCGGCCTTGCCGAGGAAGGTGAAGGCCTGGCCGCGTCGATCCTGCGCAAATACGGATTGACGCCGCAGGCGCTGCGCCAGCAGGTGACCAAGGTCGTGGGCAAGGGAGCCGAGGAAGGCCGCGTGGCGGCGCCTTCCAGCACGCCCGATCTCGACCAGTTCAGCCGTGACCTGACGAAGCTCGCCCGCGAGGGCAAGCTCGATCCCGTCATCGGCCGCGCCCGCGAGATCGAGACGACGATCGAAGTGCTGGCCCGCCGGAAAAAGAACAACCCGGTGCTGATCGGCGAGCCCGGCGTGGGCAAGACCGCCATCGTCGAGGGACTTGCACAACGGATCGTCGCGGGCGAAGTGCCCGAGGCGCTGCGCGACAAGCGGCTGGTCGAGCTCAACATCAACTCGATGGTGGCCGGGTCGAAGTATCGCGGCGAGTTCGAGGAGCGAGTCCAGAAGATCCTCAAGGAGATCACCGAGGAGAAGGACAGCCTGGTCCTGTTCATCGACGAGATCCACACCATCGTCGGCGCTGGCCAGGGCGGTGGCGAAGGTGGTCTCGACATCGCCAACACCTTCAAGCCGGCGCTGGCGCGGGGCGAGCTGAACCTGATCGGCGCAACGACGCTCAACGAGTACCAGAAATACATCGAGAAGGACGCAGCGCTCGAGCGACGGTTCCAGCCGGTTTATGTCGAGGAACCCACGATAGCTCAGGTCATCATGATCCTGCGCGGCCTGCGCGACACGCTGGAGGCGCACCACAAGGTGACGATCACCGACGAGGCCATCGTCGCGGCGGCCGAGCTTTCTGATCGCTACATCACTGGCCGTTTCATGCCCGACAAGGCGATCGACCTGATCGATCAGGCAGCCGCACGGGTGAAGATCAGCGCCACGGCGCGCCCCGTGGAAGTCCAGGAACTGGAGGCCGAAGCCGCGCAGATCAGGCGCGAGCAGGACTATGCCGCAGCCCGCAAGCAATTCGACCGGGCAGCAGAACTGAAGAAGGAGCTGGAGCAGAAGCAGAAGGAGCTGGACGAGCTTCTGGAAATCTGGAAGCGCGACCAGGCTTCGGCGACCGCCGAGGTGCGCGCCGATCACGTCGCGCAGATCGTCTCCAAGATCACCGGCGTTCCGGTCACCGAGCTGACCACCGAGGAGAAGGACAAGCTCCTCAAGCTCGAGGAGAAGCTGCACGAGCGCGTCATCGGCCAGGAAGAAGCGATCCGCGCCGTGGCTGATGCGGTGCGCCTGGCGCGTGCGGGTCTGCGCGAAGGTTCCGGTCCGACTGCGACCTTCCTGTTTCTCGGGCCAACCGGGGTTGGCAAGACGGAACTGGCCAAGACGCTCGCCGAGGTGATCTTCGGCGACCAGGATGCGATGATCCGTATCGACATGTCGGAGTATGGCGAGCGCCACTCGGTTGCCCGGTTGGTTGGCGCACCTCCGGGCTACGTCGGATACGACGAAGGCGGGCAGCTGACGGAGAAGGTGCGCCGTCGGCCCTACTCGGTCGTGCTCCTCGACGAGATCGAAAAGGCGCATCCCGATGTCTACAACATCCTGCTTCAGGTGTTCGACGATGGCCGCCTGACAGATGGCAAGGGTCGCGTGGTGGACTTCACTAACACCATCATCATCGCCACCTCGAACCTCGGTTCGGACATCATCCAGCGTAACCTCAAGAGACGCGGCACCAAGGAGTTCGACGAGGCAAAGCAGAAGTCCGAACTGATGGAGGTGTTGCGCGGTCATTTCCGGCCAGAGTTCATCAACCGGATCGACGAGATCATCGTCTTCCATTCGCTGAATCAGTCGGAGATCCGCCAGATCGTCGAGTTGCAGCTCAACCGGGTGAAGCGGACCGCCCTTACCCAGGGCGTCGAACTCGAACTCGATGTGAGCGTCGTGGATCACTTCGGCGCGGTCGGCTTCCGTCCCGAATTCGGTGCCCGCGAGCTGCGCCGGCTGATCCGGTCGGAGCTGGAGACCGAGTTGGCTCGCGAACTGCTCTCGGGGCGGATCGAGGATGGCGACAAGGTCCGCGTCGCCTGGTCAGCGGACGAACAGAAGGTCGTGTTCGAAAAGATCGCAAAGGACACCGGTGACGACAGCCCGGACGATCAGGCCAAGGCCGGGATCGACGAGTCCGGCAAAGTTGCCCAAGAAAAGGCGCACGCTCCGACGCCCGACGTCCCGGCCGAGGCCAAGGATGAGGTGCAGTCCAAGGACGACAAATCCGCCGGGTGACTTTGCGAAGGACTGGCCCGGCGCGATGACGGTCGCGCCGGCCCATTTCGTCGGAGGGTTGCAGGAAGGATCCGCGGCATGGAAGTCATCAGAGCATTTCGCAATCTTGACCGGCACGGCCAACAGCGCGCGCCTGAGGTCATCGAGGAAGAGGTGCGGCAACTTGAACCGCATCTTATACGCTTCCGCGAGAATCTCGTCCGGCTCGAAGTCGTCGCCTCGCAGACGAGGGGCAAGACGCGCATCAAAGGCGGCCTGCGCCTGCAACTGCCATCGGGCGTGATCGCGGCGCAGGAAGAGGGGTTCGAGATCGAGCCGGTCCTGCGCAAGGCCTTTGCCGACCTGCGCCACCAGGTCGATCGGCATGTGGCGCGCCTCAAGCACGAGCCGGAGTACAAGCGTCCCGCCCGCCGGCGCCGGATCGGCGCCCCGCTGCCGCCCGCGCGGGATGCGGCGGAGGCGGAGCGGCGCCAACTCTTCTTCGACCTGATCGAGGATCATCTCGATACGGTCTACGACACCGTCAGGCGCGAGTTGACCTATCTCGAATGCAGCGGATCTGTGCCGGAGGGTTACCTCAGCGTTCGCGATCTTGTCGATGCGACGATCCTCAAGGGACTGGAAAGGTTCGAGCAGCGGCCCACCGAGTTTTCCATAGGCGACTGGCTGCTGAAACTGGCTTTCGAGACCATCGAGGCCGAGGCGCGCGCCGCGCGCCGCGCGGTGCCGGAGGACGCCGCCTCGATCGACGCGAAACCCGAGACTCCGGCCGAGGAACCCACCGAGTCGGACGAGGAGATGTTCGAGTTCTACCAGCCCGACGACGTGCTGCTGCTCGAGGAGCTCATCGCCGACGACGGCGGGGACGACCCCGAAACGGCGGTCGCGAAACGGCAGGACGGGCTGGCCCTTCACCGGGCGATCGCCGGTCTGCCGGCGCTATGGCGCAGGGTTCTGTTTCTTGTCGACCTGAACGACACCCCGCTTGAAACGGCCTCCTCGGTTCTCGGCATTCCCGAAGACGACGTGACCCGGATCGCCCAAGCGGCGCGCGATTATCTTCGCGATAAACTGCGCGACTCAGGTCAGTCTTCCGATACCGTTCATGCGCTGTTTGACAGTGCTCATCAGAGAGGGTCGCGAATTCCCCAGCCCCTGCGGGATCGCGCCCGGCTGGAACACGCTTTTCTGGGAGACAACCGAGGGGTAGCACCATGATGCGCGGTCACAATCGTCCACCCTTTCCGCCGAAGATACCCGGGACCGATATGAGGTCGTGGGACGTTCCGACGGCGATCATCTACCGGCCGGCTCGTTCCGCGATGACATCGGCGCCGCGGCCCAACGACTGGATACTGGAATTTGAACCGTCGCGCCCGCCCCAAATCGAGCCGCTGATGGGATATACCTCCAGCGACGATCCCTATCGTCCGCTCCGGCTGAAATTCCCTGACCGCGAAAGCGCGGTCGAATTCGCGGAGCGGCAGGACTGGCGCTATTTCGTGCGTGAGGACACAGCTCACCGGCATGCGCCTGCCCGCTGGCGGGGAGAGGAGCGGCATCGCCTCTACAAGGGAGCCGACGCCCCGGACGCCTTTCGCATACCGTCCCGCCTGGATCGGGGTCGCACGGATCACCGCCTCCGGCGCGCGGTCGAGGAGAAAGGCACGGTGGACCTGTCGTCGCAAGAACAGGCCGAATTCGATCCGGTGCTCGAAGCCTCGCTCGAATCCTTCCCG
Protein-coding regions in this window:
- a CDS encoding NADH dehydrogenase ubiquinone Fe-S protein 4; amino-acid sequence: MMRGHNRPPFPPKIPGTDMRSWDVPTAIIYRPARSAMTSAPRPNDWILEFEPSRPPQIEPLMGYTSSDDPYRPLRLKFPDRESAVEFAERQDWRYFVREDTAHRHAPARWRGEERHRLYKGADAPDAFRIPSRLDRGRTDHRLRRAVEEKGTVDLSSQEQAEFDPVLEASLESFPASDPPAWTGVTIAGKK
- a CDS encoding ATP-dependent Clp protease ATP-binding subunit, with the translated sequence MANGACDICGRPATARVRASVNGRVQNMELCDQHYSEMVRRSGRSASPLESLFGRHSLFDEFFGDSGFGSLFSDSPLRGGALGATGAGEDDVVDATFGEEAPRRGSRRGGGRTIADRLSEQGNKLLQDAAQKAGEFGRSEVDTEHLLLALTSSDVVKTILEQFKVDVDDLRRQVEKEAKRGEARTEGEIGVSPRLKDALNRAFIASNELGHSYVGPEHLLIGLAEEGEGLAASILRKYGLTPQALRQQVTKVVGKGAEEGRVAAPSSTPDLDQFSRDLTKLAREGKLDPVIGRAREIETTIEVLARRKKNNPVLIGEPGVGKTAIVEGLAQRIVAGEVPEALRDKRLVELNINSMVAGSKYRGEFEERVQKILKEITEEKDSLVLFIDEIHTIVGAGQGGGEGGLDIANTFKPALARGELNLIGATTLNEYQKYIEKDAALERRFQPVYVEEPTIAQVIMILRGLRDTLEAHHKVTITDEAIVAAAELSDRYITGRFMPDKAIDLIDQAAARVKISATARPVEVQELEAEAAQIRREQDYAAARKQFDRAAELKKELEQKQKELDELLEIWKRDQASATAEVRADHVAQIVSKITGVPVTELTTEEKDKLLKLEEKLHERVIGQEEAIRAVADAVRLARAGLREGSGPTATFLFLGPTGVGKTELAKTLAEVIFGDQDAMIRIDMSEYGERHSVARLVGAPPGYVGYDEGGQLTEKVRRRPYSVVLLDEIEKAHPDVYNILLQVFDDGRLTDGKGRVVDFTNTIIIATSNLGSDIIQRNLKRRGTKEFDEAKQKSELMEVLRGHFRPEFINRIDEIIVFHSLNQSEIRQIVELQLNRVKRTALTQGVELELDVSVVDHFGAVGFRPEFGARELRRLIRSELETELARELLSGRIEDGDKVRVAWSADEQKVVFEKIAKDTGDDSPDDQAKAGIDESGKVAQEKAHAPTPDVPAEAKDEVQSKDDKSAG
- a CDS encoding RNA polymerase sigma factor; the encoded protein is MEVIRAFRNLDRHGQQRAPEVIEEEVRQLEPHLIRFRENLVRLEVVASQTRGKTRIKGGLRLQLPSGVIAAQEEGFEIEPVLRKAFADLRHQVDRHVARLKHEPEYKRPARRRRIGAPLPPARDAAEAERRQLFFDLIEDHLDTVYDTVRRELTYLECSGSVPEGYLSVRDLVDATILKGLERFEQRPTEFSIGDWLLKLAFETIEAEARAARRAVPEDAASIDAKPETPAEEPTESDEEMFEFYQPDDVLLLEELIADDGGDDPETAVAKRQDGLALHRAIAGLPALWRRVLFLVDLNDTPLETASSVLGIPEDDVTRIAQAARDYLRDKLRDSGQSSDTVHALFDSAHQRGSRIPQPLRDRARLEHAFLGDNRGVAP